The DNA window ctactactataatgtaaatattaaaaatattaaaatgattaatataaaagcttaataaataaaagatataaatttattacatattaaattaaaaataacctaaaattacCTTGGGtttaactatttataaatataggTGGGGTTATACAAAAATTTAGGTCCATATTTTGGGTCGAGTCGAACTTGAGTAAATATgatttgtaaaaagaaaaacaagatgtTTTATTTCTTCATAGATGGTAACAAGTTTGCTTTAACATTGTCTCTCGTTAATTTTAAAATGTGCCTTTAGATTTATAAGTGAGGTTAAATAGAcaacttttgaaattaaaattgctTTTGAATCTAAAAGCAAAAGCAatatttttttttagcttttgcatttgtgaaaataaacatttttaatatgtattttatttaatatttgtattgAATACATAATTATTtcattgtttaaatttattttaaataattaatatttatatattcaaaacaaaatatacaaataattaacattaatttcttaaaaatacttaaaatttaaaatttaaaattaatgttatttctcaaaaacacattttaacaatAATAcaaaacacttaaattttaacctttttttttttgctaaatacTCTTTCACGACACTTTTGAAAAATTCTTATGAAAAATGCATGTTTCATAAGTTGCTGAGTGCCAATAttgcaaataaaaaatatgaaagtaGTATTTCTCTAAATCGTTTTGAAAAAAGAACTAGGGATAAGataataaatgttatattctaaaaatattatttttaagattcGAAAATGGAAGGTGCGCCGGCAATACTTGATAGTTGATACCAAacatataaaaatgtatattacCAAATATTTTACGAGTGTAAGCCCACTTTTAACGTGGCCCATGAAACATGGCTTTGAATGGTTGCTCTTCTTTTTCTTGGATGAGTCCCATTCTTCATTCTTGCCCCTCTAATTGGTCTATATAGATCCATGATCTCCTCCATATAAGTTTTTTTGTACTTCCACTCTGACAAGATAGAAGCTAAGATTTTCCCCTGAAACTTTCCCTACCTATCAGCCTCCATTCAAAGATtcccaaaaaattaaaagtacaCAAGATTCTCTAAGATTCTTTTGCTAACAAAGTTGTCTTGCCAATATGTTACTTTCTCACCATCCATCTTTCATCTCACCATTGAAGTCAAGACTCAGTCTTCCATATCTCTACACTCAGCCTCCCAGGCTGTCCATTCCCTACTCACCAGCATTCAAGAATAAGCCTCTTCCATTCTTTGCCATAACCCAACATTTCTTCTCTACATTACCCTCCAAGAATCACCAGCCGCTCCTTAAATCTACACCCCAAAGTTCGGCACTTCCTGTTGTTCCCCTTGATGGTAAGGAACATAATGTTGAAACAGTGAACAAGCAGCTACCAGAAGGATCCCAACAAGAAGACAAGAGCTTCTGGGGTGCTGTTAGTTTGATTATTGGTACGGCTGTAGGGCCTGGAATGTTGGGTTTACCCGCTGCAACGATAATATCAGGTCCACTTCCATCAaccgttgccattattatttcttGGGTTTATGTTATTTCCTCCATCATTCTTATTGCAGAACTAAGTTTTGCAGTAATGGAAGAAGAGGGTGTAGCGGAAGTGAGCTTTACTGGCCTTGCAACAAAGGCATTAGGAAGTCATTTCGGTGCTTTTGTTGCGGTCATTTATGCCTCCCTTAGTTTTTCTTTATTAGTGGCTTGTGTTTCAGGCATTGGTTCAATAGTGTGTCAATGGTTTCCTTGGATGAATTTGTTATTGGCTCATGCTTTGTTTCCACTAGCTACTGGGACTGTTATTATGTTCTTTCCGTTCAAGGTCATTGATGTTTCAAACAGGCTTTTATGCTTCCTCATGCTTTTCTCCATTACTGCATTGGTGGCCATTGGTTTATCTGTGGCCAGAGAAAATGTATTAGGCTCCTTTGCCCATGCCTCATGGAGTCTATCATCAAATTTGCCTGCCATTCCTGTTACTGTACTCACATTAGGATTCCATGTTATCACTCCTTTTATTTGCAAGATTGCTGGAAATTCAGTATCCGAGGCTCGAAAAGCAATACTGATCGGAGGGGCTGTTCCTTTAGTTATGGTTGTGTCATGGAATTTGATTGTTTTAGGACTGGCTGGAAATACCTCCCCCAAAGACCCTATATCCCTTTTACTTTCAGTGAATCCTTCTGCTTTGTCTGCAGTTCAAGGCTTTGCATTTTCTGCTTTGGCAACTAGCCTGGTAGGATATGCTGTAAGCTTTCCAAAGCAACTTCTTGATACCCTGGAACTGGTTCTAGGGAAAACAAATTTGCAAAAGCAAATTCCTTATCAATCTCAGTTGGTCTCTAATGGTTCAGGCAAAGTTGGTTTTGTGATTTATTCGAGTCAGCACGAATGCAGAAAGTTCGGGAAAGTTTCATTTCGATCTGCTTCAGAAGATGAACAACTCTTAAGAACAACTGACCTTAAATCATTAGAAATATTTGTAATGCCACTAGTGCTCAGTGCTCCAGTTCTTATAGCCTCCTTCTTCCGCTCAACTTTTTCAAAAGCCCTT is part of the Gossypium hirsutum isolate 1008001.06 chromosome D11, Gossypium_hirsutum_v2.1, whole genome shotgun sequence genome and encodes:
- the LOC107961889 gene encoding uncharacterized protein isoform X1; this translates as MLLSHHPSFISPLKSRLSLPYLYTQPPRLSIPYSPAFKNKPLPFFAITQHFFSTLPSKNHQPLLKSTPQSSALPVVPLDGKEHNVETVNKQLPEGSQQEDKSFWGAVSLIIGTAVGPGMLGLPAATIISGPLPSTVAIIISWVYVISSIILIAELSFAVMEEEGVAEVSFTGLATKALGSHFGAFVAVIYASLSFSLLVACVSGIGSIVCQWFPWMNLLLAHALFPLATGTVIMFFPFKVIDVSNRLLCFLMLFSITALVAIGLSVARENVLGSFAHASWSLSSNLPAIPVTVLTLGFHVITPFICKIAGNSVSEARKAILIGGAVPLVMVVSWNLIVLGLAGNTSPKDPISLLLSVNPSALSAVQGFAFSALATSLVGYAVSFPKQLLDTLELVLGKTNLQKQIPYQSQLVSNGSGKVGFVIYSSQHECRKFGKVSFRSASEDEQLLRTTDLKSLEIFVMPLVLSAPVLIASFFRSTFSKALDFAGVYANCFLFGILPPAMAYIQQSRKKLRCLPKYTNVLDPPGRRRGACTTLWRCSCFGDMALDDLQILEQSVSSEEADLLK
- the LOC107961889 gene encoding tyrosine-specific transport protein isoform X2; translation: MLLSHHPSFISPLKSRLSLPYLYTQPPRLSIPYSPAFKNKPLPFFAITQHFFSTLPSKNHQPLLKSTPQSSALPVVPLDGKEHNVETVNKQLPEGSQQEDKSFWGAVSLIIGTAVGPGMLGLPAATIISGPLPSTVAIIISWVYVISSIILIAELSFAVMEEEGVAEVSFTGLATKALGSHFGAFVAVIYASLSFSLLVACVSGIGSIVCQWFPWMNLLLAHALFPLATGTVIMFFPFKVIDVSNRLLCFLMLFSITALVAIGLSVARENVLGSFAHASWSLSSNLPAIPVTVLTLGFHVITPFICKIAGNSVSEARKAILIGGAVPLVMVVSWNLIVLGLAGNTSPKDPISLLLSVNPSALSAVQGFAFSALATSLVGYAVSFPKQLLDTLELVLGKTNLQKQIPYQSQLVSNGSGKVGFVIYSSQHECRKFGKVSFRSASEDEQLLRTTDLKSLEIFVMPLVLSAPVLIASFFRSTFSKALDFAGVYANCFLFGILPPAMAYIQQSRKKLRFSILPGGDVALALLFGVAVVLGIWH